A genomic stretch from Pelagicoccus sp. SDUM812003 includes:
- the carB gene encoding carbamoyl-phosphate synthase large subunit, with translation MPKRTDIESILIIGAGPIIIGQACEFDYSGTQACKALKEEGYRVILVNSNPATIMTDPEFADVTYIEPLTLDAVTKIIAKERPDALLPTLGGQTALNLSLELEAAGVLHEYDVEMIGARPDAIKKGEDRELFKDAMLKIGLDVAHSRLVNSMEEARQAAKELGGFPLIIRPSYTLGGSGGGVAYNKEEYEDIVENGLDISPVHEVLVEECLLGWKEYEMEVMRDRKDQCVVICSIENFDPMGVHTGDSITVAPAMTLSDREYQAMRDASFAVIREIGVETGGSNIQFSVDPQTGRMVVIEMNPRVSRSSALASKATGFPIAKFAAKLAVGYSLDEIQNDITKATPASFEPSIDYVVTKIPRFTFEKFQGADDTLTSAMKSVGEAMAIGRTFKESFQKALRSLETGAFGFGAGGKLGGNVIPSTEIINGKLVRPNSERVFYIRYALKAGYSVEQLFELTKIDPWFLTQLKQISDLEDTLAKESLDTVSTALLRKAKEYGFSDRQLGVLLGCDWEAVNKARKAKGIETVYRLVDTCAAEFEAKTPYYYSSYGDENEVIVTDKEKIMIIGGGPNRIGQGIEFDYCCVHASFALQDLGYESVMINSNPETVSTDYDTSDKLYFEPLTLEDVLEVYRQENCIGAIVQYGGQTPLNLASQLKSHGVNIIGTDPDDIDAAEDRELFKRILDQTGLKQPANKTVLNEEEAYQMADEVGFPLLLRPSFVLGGRGMFIVHTMEEMRAVIREAFDASPDKPVLLDKFLEDAIELDVDCISDGETTVIGGMLEHIEYAGVHSGDAAMVLPPHTLNKEMIETVRQASYRLAKALNVVGLMNIQFAIKDNELYVLEVNPRASRTVPFVSKAIGVPLAKLAAKVMTGKKLKDLGFTEEMTPKHWCIKEAVFPFVRFPGSTIRLGPEMRSTGEVMGLDNDFGIAFAKTQAAAKPGLPTEGNVFLSVKDADKPRALNIARQLVSLGFNIYSTSGTAKFLSENDIEVKKLFRIAEGRPNVVDMIKNDEIQLIINTPSGMIPRKDENQMRSIAWAHNVCIMSTITGAEAAVSGIKSLNKRDYEVRSVQSYVKKSVGNV, from the coding sequence ATGCCAAAAAGAACCGACATCGAGAGCATCCTAATCATAGGCGCCGGACCGATCATCATCGGCCAAGCCTGCGAATTCGACTACTCGGGCACGCAAGCCTGTAAAGCGCTCAAGGAAGAGGGGTACCGCGTCATCCTGGTCAACAGCAATCCGGCGACCATCATGACCGATCCCGAGTTCGCCGATGTCACTTATATCGAGCCACTTACGCTAGACGCTGTCACCAAGATCATCGCCAAGGAGCGCCCCGACGCCCTCCTCCCCACCCTGGGCGGACAGACCGCGCTGAACCTCTCCCTGGAGCTTGAGGCCGCCGGCGTGCTGCACGAATACGACGTGGAAATGATCGGAGCCCGCCCCGACGCCATCAAGAAGGGCGAGGACCGCGAGCTCTTCAAGGACGCCATGCTCAAGATCGGACTCGACGTGGCCCACTCCCGCCTCGTCAACTCCATGGAGGAAGCCCGCCAAGCCGCCAAAGAGCTCGGCGGTTTCCCCCTCATCATCCGCCCCTCCTACACCCTCGGCGGATCCGGCGGCGGCGTCGCCTACAACAAGGAGGAATACGAGGACATCGTCGAAAACGGCCTCGACATTTCCCCCGTTCACGAAGTGCTGGTCGAGGAGTGCCTTCTGGGCTGGAAGGAGTACGAGATGGAGGTCATGCGCGACCGCAAGGATCAGTGCGTGGTCATCTGCTCCATCGAAAATTTCGACCCCATGGGCGTGCACACCGGCGACTCCATCACCGTCGCTCCGGCCATGACCCTCTCGGACCGCGAATACCAAGCCATGCGCGACGCTTCCTTCGCCGTCATCCGCGAGATCGGCGTGGAGACCGGAGGCTCGAACATCCAGTTCTCCGTCGACCCCCAGACCGGCCGCATGGTGGTCATCGAAATGAACCCTCGGGTGTCACGCTCCTCCGCCTTGGCGTCCAAGGCCACCGGTTTCCCCATCGCCAAGTTCGCCGCCAAGCTGGCCGTGGGCTACAGCCTCGACGAGATCCAAAACGACATCACCAAAGCCACCCCGGCTTCCTTCGAGCCGAGCATCGACTACGTGGTGACCAAGATCCCGCGCTTCACTTTCGAAAAGTTCCAAGGGGCCGACGACACCCTGACCTCCGCCATGAAGTCCGTAGGCGAGGCCATGGCCATCGGCCGCACCTTCAAGGAATCCTTCCAAAAAGCCCTGCGCTCGCTGGAAACCGGAGCCTTCGGCTTCGGAGCTGGAGGCAAGCTGGGCGGAAACGTCATCCCGTCCACGGAAATCATCAACGGCAAGCTGGTGCGCCCCAACTCCGAGCGCGTTTTCTACATCCGCTACGCCCTCAAAGCGGGCTACAGCGTGGAACAGCTCTTCGAGCTGACCAAAATCGACCCGTGGTTCCTCACCCAGCTCAAGCAGATCTCCGACTTGGAGGACACCCTGGCCAAGGAAAGCTTGGATACCGTATCCACCGCGCTGCTGCGCAAAGCTAAGGAATACGGCTTCTCGGATCGCCAGCTGGGCGTGCTGCTCGGTTGCGACTGGGAAGCGGTCAACAAGGCCCGCAAGGCCAAGGGCATCGAAACCGTGTACCGCCTGGTGGACACCTGCGCCGCGGAGTTCGAAGCCAAGACGCCCTACTACTACTCCTCCTACGGCGACGAAAACGAAGTCATCGTCACCGATAAGGAGAAGATCATGATCATCGGCGGCGGTCCCAACCGCATCGGCCAAGGCATCGAGTTCGACTACTGCTGCGTGCACGCCTCCTTCGCCCTGCAGGACTTGGGTTACGAATCGGTGATGATCAACTCCAACCCGGAAACGGTTTCCACCGACTACGACACCTCCGACAAGCTCTACTTCGAGCCGCTCACCCTCGAGGACGTGCTGGAGGTCTACCGACAGGAGAACTGCATCGGCGCCATCGTTCAGTACGGCGGACAGACGCCGCTCAATCTCGCTTCCCAGCTCAAGAGCCACGGCGTCAACATCATCGGCACCGACCCGGACGACATCGACGCCGCGGAAGACCGCGAGCTCTTCAAGCGCATCCTCGACCAGACCGGACTCAAGCAGCCAGCCAACAAGACCGTGCTCAACGAGGAAGAAGCCTACCAGATGGCCGACGAAGTCGGCTTTCCGCTGCTGCTCCGTCCTTCCTTCGTGCTGGGCGGTCGCGGCATGTTCATCGTGCACACTATGGAGGAAATGCGGGCGGTCATCCGTGAAGCCTTCGACGCCTCCCCGGACAAGCCGGTGCTCCTGGACAAGTTTCTCGAGGACGCCATCGAGCTCGACGTGGACTGCATCTCCGATGGCGAAACCACCGTCATCGGCGGCATGCTCGAACACATCGAATACGCGGGCGTGCACTCCGGCGACGCCGCCATGGTGCTGCCCCCGCACACGCTCAACAAGGAGATGATCGAGACCGTGCGCCAAGCGAGCTACCGCCTCGCCAAGGCCCTCAACGTAGTGGGCCTGATGAACATCCAGTTCGCCATCAAGGACAACGAGCTCTACGTGCTCGAAGTCAACCCGCGCGCCTCCCGCACCGTGCCCTTCGTCTCCAAAGCCATCGGGGTGCCGCTGGCCAAGCTGGCCGCCAAAGTGATGACCGGCAAAAAGCTCAAGGACCTAGGCTTCACCGAAGAGATGACCCCCAAGCACTGGTGCATCAAGGAAGCGGTCTTCCCCTTCGTGCGCTTCCCAGGCTCCACCATCCGACTCGGCCCGGAAATGCGCTCCACCGGCGAAGTCATGGGATTGGACAACGACTTCGGCATCGCCTTCGCCAAGACGCAGGCCGCCGCCAAGCCCGGCCTCCCCACCGAAGGAAACGTCTTCCTGAGCGTGAAGGACGCCGACAAGCCGCGGGCCCTCAACATCGCCCGTCAGCTCGTCTCTCTCGGCTTCAACATCTACTCCACCTCCGGCACCGCCAAGTTCCTCAGCGAGAACGACATCGAGGTGAAGAAGCTCTTCCGCATCGCCGAAGGACGCCCCAACGTGGTCGACATGATCAAAAACGACGAAATCCAGCTGATCATCAACACCCCGTCTGGCATGATCCCACGCAAGGACGAGAACCAGATGCGCTCCATCGCTTGGGCCCACAACGTCTGTATCATGTCCACCATCACGGGCGCCGAAGCCGCCGTCTCCGGCATCAAGTCCCTCAACAAGCGGGACTACGAGGTGCGCAGCGTGCAGTCCTACGTGAAAAAGAGCGTCGGCAACGTTTAG
- the purU gene encoding formyltetrahydrofolate deformylase produces MSPHIVALLSGPDQKGLVSKVSGWIFDNGGNIIHADQHRDAEAGVFFQRVEWALDGDTTPTAVATSFQSFGDSIGMKTKVAIAGEKPKVAIFVSKFDHCFHDLILRWKAGEYPCEIALIISNHQTLRESARQYGIPFHHIPVSKANKADAEAEQLALLKQEGIDLVIMARYMQILSAIFLDTFGKPVINIHHSFLPAFAGARPYHQAHAKGVKLIGATAHYATPDLDQGPIIHQDVARITHRNSVDDLVRKGRDLEKFTLAQAVRWHLENRILVYGNKTVVFD; encoded by the coding sequence ATGTCTCCGCACATCGTCGCCCTGCTCTCCGGTCCCGACCAAAAAGGCCTCGTGTCCAAAGTCTCTGGATGGATCTTCGACAACGGAGGAAACATCATCCATGCGGACCAGCATCGCGACGCCGAGGCAGGCGTGTTCTTCCAGCGGGTGGAATGGGCTCTAGATGGCGATACCACGCCTACCGCAGTCGCCACGTCGTTCCAGTCCTTCGGCGACTCGATCGGCATGAAGACCAAGGTGGCCATCGCCGGAGAAAAGCCGAAGGTCGCCATCTTCGTTTCCAAGTTCGACCATTGCTTCCACGACCTGATCCTGCGCTGGAAAGCGGGCGAGTACCCCTGCGAGATCGCCCTCATCATCTCAAACCACCAGACCCTGCGCGAATCGGCGCGTCAGTACGGCATCCCCTTCCACCACATTCCGGTCAGCAAAGCCAACAAAGCCGACGCCGAAGCCGAGCAGCTCGCCCTGCTCAAGCAGGAAGGCATCGACCTGGTCATCATGGCCCGATACATGCAAATCCTCTCGGCCATCTTCCTCGACACCTTCGGCAAGCCGGTCATCAACATCCACCACAGCTTCCTGCCCGCTTTCGCCGGAGCCCGCCCCTACCACCAAGCCCACGCCAAAGGGGTGAAACTCATCGGAGCCACCGCCCACTACGCCACGCCCGACCTGGACCAAGGCCCCATCATTCACCAGGACGTGGCACGCATCACCCACCGCAACAGCGTGGACGACCTCGTGCGCAAGGGTCGCGATCTGGAAAAGTTCACCCTCGCCCAAGCCGTGCGCTGGCACCTGGAAAACCGCATACTGGTCTACGGAAACAAGACCGTGGTTTTCGACTAG
- a CDS encoding ATP-binding protein, whose amino-acid sequence MKLRTQFFAILLIAFGSLCILLVIGRQRLNDAVRNTSEIIDNQFNPLVLENAPRLQQTYEGLTSLLDAMSNAQSARMLQMRSIALDTPKELAPLIQQSEASLASMRETLDYAEKSFPEPIHESWSKHKVVLQRWHERETQIIELTKTLAADLELRARYREKSEQLFTPFRSSIDVLGEQVDEKLHSDLTRQEAEAIGTAISLVLNADRDAYQALLGEQEIVHGVAHDSQVFNQLKQEYQENLQQIRDRVESARELAGPELKPSFSFVLGQYENWREATQQAVSITSRIHQSLSERNRHVEASTSLFLESQQLLAVVQDRLREFANHQLASFEVARDQAMEKNEKLRQQAYSYTQIFNSLSILAFLSFIQLLFFQRRLVFNLIGLSRYLSKLDQTNLEEPFKILRQRILPTAELEELETSLNAMRTRLAEVIKNHEDALQRLARSEAHFSRLFYNDFSPMLLVEPSTGRIVDANQAAAQLYEKSGDQLSQSSIDQLGDEGFSLSIRSLKRNGRHVLTSVQRKGSGAAFTAEIFAGMIEHEETPHALLIVSDISQRMAFENELLKAKTAAEEANKTKDEFLSVMSHELRTPLNPIIGYAEILGQHSKESFIQECSKVTLNAARRMLELVESILLFTQLNHKDTDFPIESFTFDDLFDEVTATQTLRLSQSKITIVNGTESLQRIPENTQITAPLNVIKQVMMNLVNNAIKYANDSPIEIRVGIAYPQSGDMQTIRIEVSDQGPGIPDHYKEKIFDPFTQADSSTTRSHEGIGLGLAICSKLTRLLGGRIGLTDNQPHGACFWFTTPVVMLSPLPAGEPTVAESSDEQHSGLAVKILVVEDNEDNARYISRAISAMGALPQRVNDGRSAIELCRRETFDIVLLDISMRDMNGLETLDELRKIPLFKQKTSCIAVTAHASVEMEQRCLSRGFDAFLRKPVAVQDLKRAIAQYA is encoded by the coding sequence GTGAAGCTCCGCACCCAATTCTTTGCGATCCTCCTCATCGCGTTCGGCAGTCTGTGCATCCTGCTGGTCATCGGCCGCCAACGGCTCAACGACGCGGTCCGAAACACCTCCGAAATCATCGACAACCAGTTCAATCCGCTGGTGCTCGAAAACGCTCCTCGCCTCCAGCAGACCTACGAAGGACTCACCTCCCTGCTGGACGCCATGAGCAACGCCCAGTCCGCCCGCATGTTGCAGATGCGCAGCATCGCCCTCGACACCCCCAAGGAACTGGCCCCCCTGATCCAGCAAAGCGAAGCCAGCCTGGCCAGCATGCGCGAGACCCTCGACTACGCCGAAAAGTCCTTTCCCGAGCCCATCCACGAAAGCTGGAGCAAGCACAAGGTGGTGCTGCAGCGCTGGCACGAAAGGGAGACCCAAATCATCGAACTCACCAAAACCCTAGCGGCCGATCTCGAGCTGAGAGCTCGCTACCGCGAGAAATCGGAGCAACTCTTCACCCCCTTTCGATCCAGCATCGACGTGCTCGGCGAACAGGTCGACGAAAAGCTCCACAGCGACCTCACCCGCCAGGAAGCCGAAGCAATCGGCACCGCCATCAGTCTGGTGCTCAATGCCGACCGCGACGCCTATCAGGCCCTGCTGGGAGAGCAGGAGATCGTGCATGGCGTCGCCCACGACAGCCAAGTGTTCAATCAGCTCAAACAGGAATACCAAGAAAACCTGCAGCAGATCCGCGACCGCGTGGAAAGCGCCCGCGAGCTGGCTGGCCCCGAGCTGAAGCCCTCCTTCTCCTTCGTTCTCGGACAATACGAAAACTGGCGCGAAGCCACCCAGCAAGCGGTTTCCATCACCAGCAGAATCCATCAAAGCCTCAGCGAGCGCAACCGACATGTCGAAGCCTCGACCAGCCTTTTTCTCGAAAGCCAGCAATTACTGGCTGTAGTGCAGGATCGACTACGAGAGTTCGCCAACCATCAGCTTGCTTCATTCGAAGTGGCCAGAGACCAAGCAATGGAAAAAAACGAAAAGCTCCGACAGCAGGCGTACAGCTACACGCAAATCTTCAACAGCCTTTCGATCCTCGCGTTTCTCTCCTTCATCCAGCTGCTCTTCTTTCAGCGACGGCTTGTATTCAATTTGATAGGACTGTCCCGCTACCTCTCGAAACTCGATCAAACCAATCTCGAGGAGCCTTTTAAGATTCTTCGCCAGCGCATTCTGCCCACGGCCGAGCTCGAGGAGCTGGAAACCAGCTTGAACGCCATGAGAACGCGCCTCGCAGAGGTCATCAAAAACCACGAGGACGCCTTGCAGCGGCTGGCCCGAAGCGAAGCGCACTTCTCCCGACTCTTCTACAACGACTTCTCTCCCATGCTCCTAGTGGAGCCCTCCACGGGCCGCATCGTCGACGCGAACCAGGCTGCGGCTCAGCTGTACGAGAAATCTGGAGACCAGCTTAGCCAGTCCAGCATCGACCAGCTGGGCGACGAAGGCTTTTCCTTATCCATTCGCTCGCTGAAGCGAAACGGCCGCCATGTGCTGACGAGCGTCCAGCGCAAGGGATCCGGCGCCGCCTTCACCGCGGAAATCTTCGCCGGCATGATCGAGCACGAAGAAACGCCGCACGCCCTGCTCATCGTGAGCGACATCTCGCAACGCATGGCCTTCGAAAACGAATTGCTGAAAGCCAAGACCGCCGCCGAGGAGGCGAACAAGACCAAGGACGAGTTTCTTTCCGTTATGAGCCACGAGCTCAGAACTCCGTTGAATCCAATCATCGGATACGCTGAAATCCTTGGGCAACACAGCAAGGAAAGCTTCATCCAGGAATGCTCAAAAGTCACCCTCAACGCAGCACGCCGCATGCTCGAGCTGGTGGAGAGCATCCTCCTGTTCACCCAGCTGAATCACAAGGATACCGATTTTCCGATCGAGAGCTTCACCTTCGATGACCTCTTCGACGAGGTGACCGCTACCCAAACCCTGCGCCTCTCGCAAAGCAAGATCACCATCGTAAACGGAACCGAGTCACTCCAGCGCATTCCGGAAAACACCCAGATCACCGCGCCTCTCAATGTCATCAAGCAGGTGATGATGAACCTTGTGAACAACGCCATCAAATACGCCAATGACTCGCCAATCGAAATCAGGGTCGGCATCGCGTATCCTCAGTCTGGAGACATGCAAACCATTCGTATCGAGGTGAGCGACCAAGGCCCTGGCATTCCGGATCACTACAAGGAAAAGATCTTCGATCCGTTCACGCAGGCGGACAGCTCCACCACACGTTCCCACGAAGGCATCGGTCTCGGTCTCGCCATCTGCTCGAAGCTCACCCGGCTGCTCGGTGGCAGAATCGGCCTGACGGACAATCAGCCGCATGGCGCTTGCTTCTGGTTCACCACGCCAGTCGTCATGCTTTCGCCACTACCGGCGGGCGAACCTACCGTGGCCGAGAGCTCCGACGAGCAGCATTCCGGCCTAGCGGTCAAAATACTCGTCGTCGAAGACAACGAGGACAACGCCCGCTATATCTCGCGCGCCATTTCCGCTATGGGAGCTCTGCCTCAGCGCGTCAACGACGGCAGAAGCGCCATCGAGCTGTGCCGACGAGAAACCTTCGATATCGTCCTGCTGGACATCAGCATGAGGGATATGAACGGATTGGAAACCCTGGACGAGCTTCGCAAGATCCCTCTGTTCAAGCAGAAGACGAGCTGCATCGCAGTCACCGCTCACGCCTCGGTGGAGATGGAACAGCGATGCCTATCTCGCGGCTTCGACGCCTTCCTGCGCAAGCCCGTCGCGGTGCAGGACCTGAAGCGGGCCATCGCTCAATACGCCTAA
- a CDS encoding PAS domain-containing protein, whose protein sequence is MKQKRVDAARGAHDKLALEEALRDRTLVEFINAHAIVAVTDGQGVITHVNDPFCQISQYDREELVGNTHQVLNSGYHSTAFWEEMWKRIASGRVWMGQICNRAKDGSVYWLQSTIFPVRHETSEQVEQYVAMHTDISMQKEVEQRLRTSRYQLQEAARLARLGSWEYDPLTDVMTWSSMTRELHEVTYDFDPTLAAAVAFFEEGFSREQFQRRMSECMQTGAPFEDELGLLTARGNRLWVRVKGYSELVEDRCVRLYGVIQDLSELRRAEASLRDSERRWKFALEGNGDGVWDWSVETGEVYFSHSWKEMIGYEVSEIENRLEEWSKRVHPDDLDQCERDLKRHFRGEDPTYENVHRMRCKDGSYKWVLDRGKVIERDAKGQPVRMIGTHTDITEFREMSERLLRASDRLALAVKASGLGIWEWDVAEDRLIWDDRMLRLFGLDREAFDGRCQTWKAAIHPDDRARVVALLKAAVAGEADYDTEYRVCLPDGSVRYLRVMAIVQRDESEGAVRMVGTSWDVTESVKQRDELVRLAEEAKQASKAKSQFLANMSHEIRTPLNGVIGMSSLLLDSPGLSVEQREFGEVIRSSGEALLSLINDILDFSKVEAGKLSLEEEEFRLRDMLDDFASILRFRAGQKNLRFTCEVDSLVPDRIIGDAGRLRQILLNLADNAIKFTERGSIEVSIGLIRASDDAVMLRCSIKDTGIGISPETRDSLFDEFTQADSSTTRLYGGTGLGLAISKQLVKMMGGEIGVESALGSGSEFWFTAVFRTSNLNLRAEDWVNVFEGRSALVAAKDSGTRRYLSEQLGRWNIDTLTCSLPSTASVLMKDRAFAQEPFSYLFFDVEDSKLENLELVKELGADKETRNTRIVLVSKIGNRGDTNLLLAAGADGFVSKPFRQSEIFNTLIDIETSTGRRSSTVFMPPLGAFKGKQWKILVVEDNVVNQRVLLGMLKRFGLKADVASNGAEALEALKRNAYDIVFMDVQMPVMDGIQACQRIRSGECGVERKDVVLVAVTAHARTDDRNACLAAGMNDYLAKPFVPQEIFLVLEKRLSLSQPARQPDTQTAEPEAPGRSADIFDRAKYLDSMMNDQQLAVDIVKQAIEDFAVRRQAIRESLEDGDAEGLVRHLHSVKGLSGHCRCGRMSAVAEKMEDDARDGKLDTVLATMGELDRAMDEAVSALTRFASSSGA, encoded by the coding sequence ATGAAGCAGAAACGGGTGGACGCCGCGAGGGGGGCGCACGACAAGCTCGCGTTGGAGGAGGCCCTGCGCGACCGCACTTTGGTCGAATTCATCAACGCGCACGCCATCGTGGCGGTCACAGACGGACAGGGAGTCATCACCCATGTGAACGATCCGTTCTGCCAGATCAGCCAGTACGATCGGGAGGAGCTGGTCGGAAACACCCATCAGGTGCTGAACTCCGGCTACCATTCCACGGCCTTTTGGGAGGAAATGTGGAAACGCATAGCTTCGGGCCGCGTTTGGATGGGGCAGATATGCAACCGGGCCAAGGACGGCAGCGTCTACTGGCTGCAGTCCACGATCTTTCCGGTGCGGCATGAAACGAGCGAGCAGGTGGAGCAATACGTGGCCATGCACACCGACATCTCCATGCAGAAGGAGGTGGAGCAGCGGCTGCGAACCTCCCGCTACCAGCTGCAGGAGGCGGCTCGTCTGGCTCGGTTGGGCTCTTGGGAGTACGACCCGCTGACCGACGTCATGACCTGGTCGAGCATGACGCGGGAGCTGCACGAAGTGACATACGATTTCGACCCGACGCTAGCGGCGGCGGTCGCGTTTTTCGAAGAAGGTTTCAGCCGAGAGCAATTCCAGCGGCGCATGAGCGAATGCATGCAAACGGGGGCGCCTTTCGAGGACGAGCTGGGTTTGCTCACCGCCAGGGGCAACCGGCTCTGGGTGCGGGTGAAGGGCTATTCCGAGCTGGTGGAGGATCGCTGCGTGCGCCTTTACGGGGTGATTCAGGACCTGTCGGAGCTGCGCCGGGCCGAAGCGTCTTTGCGGGATAGCGAGCGGCGTTGGAAGTTCGCGCTGGAGGGAAATGGCGACGGGGTATGGGATTGGTCGGTCGAAACGGGGGAGGTCTATTTTTCCCACAGCTGGAAGGAGATGATCGGCTACGAGGTTTCCGAGATCGAGAACCGGCTGGAGGAATGGAGCAAGCGGGTGCATCCGGACGATTTGGACCAGTGCGAGCGCGACCTGAAGCGGCACTTTCGAGGCGAGGACCCTACCTACGAGAACGTGCACCGCATGCGCTGCAAGGACGGCAGCTACAAGTGGGTGCTGGACCGTGGCAAGGTCATCGAGCGCGATGCCAAGGGCCAGCCCGTCCGCATGATCGGCACGCACACCGATATCACTGAATTCCGAGAAATGAGCGAGCGCCTGCTGCGCGCCAGCGATCGTCTGGCTCTGGCGGTGAAGGCCAGCGGTCTGGGCATCTGGGAGTGGGATGTGGCCGAGGATCGCCTGATCTGGGACGATCGCATGCTGCGGCTTTTCGGCTTGGACCGAGAGGCCTTCGACGGGCGTTGCCAGACCTGGAAAGCGGCCATCCACCCGGACGACCGGGCTCGAGTGGTGGCCCTGCTGAAGGCGGCCGTCGCGGGCGAGGCCGACTACGACACCGAATACCGCGTTTGTCTGCCGGATGGAAGTGTTCGCTACCTCAGAGTCATGGCCATCGTGCAGCGCGACGAGTCGGAAGGCGCCGTCCGCATGGTTGGCACCAGCTGGGATGTCACCGAGTCGGTCAAGCAAAGGGATGAACTGGTCCGGCTAGCGGAGGAAGCCAAGCAGGCAAGCAAGGCAAAGAGCCAGTTTCTGGCGAACATGAGCCACGAGATCCGCACGCCGCTCAACGGGGTGATCGGGATGTCGTCGCTGCTTCTGGATTCTCCCGGGCTATCGGTCGAGCAGAGGGAATTTGGCGAGGTCATTCGCTCCAGCGGCGAAGCCCTGCTTTCTTTGATCAACGACATCCTGGATTTCTCCAAGGTGGAGGCTGGCAAGCTGAGCTTGGAGGAGGAGGAGTTTCGCTTGCGCGACATGCTCGACGACTTCGCTTCCATCCTTCGCTTCCGAGCGGGTCAGAAGAACCTGCGCTTCACCTGCGAGGTGGATTCGCTGGTGCCGGATCGCATCATCGGCGATGCCGGGCGGCTGCGGCAGATCCTTTTGAACCTGGCGGACAACGCCATCAAGTTCACCGAACGCGGCAGCATCGAAGTCAGCATCGGTCTGATTCGGGCCAGCGACGACGCGGTGATGCTGCGCTGCTCCATCAAGGACACTGGCATCGGGATCAGCCCGGAAACTCGGGACAGCCTTTTCGACGAGTTCACCCAAGCGGACAGCAGCACCACGCGACTCTACGGCGGCACGGGGCTGGGGCTGGCCATCTCGAAGCAGCTGGTGAAGATGATGGGTGGGGAGATCGGGGTGGAAAGCGCCTTGGGATCCGGATCGGAATTCTGGTTCACCGCGGTCTTCCGGACCAGCAATCTGAATCTTCGCGCGGAAGATTGGGTGAACGTCTTCGAAGGTCGCTCCGCTCTGGTCGCGGCGAAGGATTCAGGAACGCGACGCTACTTGAGCGAGCAGCTGGGTCGTTGGAATATCGATACGTTGACCTGCTCGCTTCCCTCCACCGCCAGCGTCTTGATGAAGGACCGAGCCTTCGCCCAGGAGCCGTTCAGCTATCTCTTCTTCGATGTCGAGGATAGCAAGCTGGAGAATCTGGAGCTGGTGAAGGAGCTGGGAGCCGACAAGGAAACCAGGAATACCAGGATCGTGCTGGTCTCGAAGATCGGAAATCGGGGCGATACGAACCTGCTACTCGCCGCCGGGGCGGACGGTTTCGTGAGCAAACCGTTTCGGCAGTCAGAGATTTTCAATACGTTGATCGATATCGAAACCTCGACCGGGCGGCGTTCCAGTACCGTATTCATGCCGCCGCTCGGGGCGTTCAAGGGCAAGCAGTGGAAGATCCTCGTGGTGGAGGACAATGTGGTGAATCAGCGCGTGCTGCTTGGCATGCTGAAGAGATTCGGTCTGAAAGCGGACGTGGCCAGCAACGGCGCGGAGGCTTTGGAAGCCTTGAAGCGAAACGCCTACGACATCGTTTTTATGGATGTGCAGATGCCGGTGATGGATGGCATCCAGGCCTGCCAGCGCATACGCTCCGGCGAGTGCGGGGTCGAACGAAAGGACGTGGTCCTGGTGGCGGTGACCGCGCACGCTCGCACCGACGACCGAAACGCGTGTTTGGCGGCGGGGATGAACGACTATTTGGCCAAGCCTTTCGTGCCGCAGGAGATCTTTCTGGTGCTGGAGAAACGCCTCAGTCTGTCCCAGCCCGCTCGCCAGCCCGATACCCAAACCGCGGAGCCTGAAGCTCCGGGGCGGAGCGCGGACATCTTCGATCGGGCCAAGTATCTCGACTCCATGATGAACGACCAGCAACTGGCCGTCGATATCGTGAAGCAGGCGATCGAGGATTTCGCCGTTCGTCGGCAGGCGATTCGCGAGAGTCTGGAGGACGGGGATGCCGAGGGACTGGTTCGACACTTGCACAGCGTCAAAGGGCTGAGTGGGCATTGTCGCTGCGGGCGAATGAGCGCCGTAGCCGAAAAGATGGAAGATGACGCGCGTGATGGAAAACTGGATACCGTCTTGGCGACTATGGGAGAGCTCGATAGGGCGATGGACGAGGCGGTATCTGCTCTGACTCGCTTTGCCTCGTCCAGTGGGGCGTAG